Proteins encoded in a region of the Methylosinus trichosporium OB3b genome:
- a CDS encoding class I SAM-dependent methyltransferase has product MKFARLRDRILRRKPTPAPIKPFDSYEWRAPSAQNCIDLIPGWNTRFPDEYGVVAGNGVAFGDPRISWAIARYGSVDGARVLEVGPMEGAHTSLLHRRGAEITAVEANKDAFLKCLITKEIVGLPRARFHLGDCVLFLEQNETRYDLIVACGVLYHMREPLRFLQAVAARTDALYLWTHFMDDLSIPDDDSPLAQGLRQTRELGELSGRQFVMYRHSYVGANLAPAFCGGIYDDARWLPRRSIVGALETLGFDSVEFAHEATPHPNLPAFSAFARRTAPGKTSPVPPTAEAR; this is encoded by the coding sequence GTGAAATTTGCACGCCTGCGCGACAGAATTTTACGTCGCAAACCGACCCCCGCGCCGATCAAGCCTTTCGACTCTTATGAATGGCGCGCGCCGAGCGCGCAGAATTGCATCGATCTCATTCCCGGCTGGAACACCCGCTTTCCCGACGAATATGGCGTCGTCGCCGGCAATGGCGTCGCCTTCGGCGATCCGCGCATCTCTTGGGCGATCGCCCGCTACGGCTCGGTCGACGGCGCGCGCGTGCTCGAGGTCGGGCCGATGGAAGGCGCGCACACCTCTCTGCTGCATCGACGCGGGGCCGAGATCACCGCAGTGGAGGCCAATAAGGACGCCTTTTTAAAGTGCCTGATCACCAAGGAGATCGTCGGCCTGCCGCGGGCGCGCTTCCATCTCGGCGACTGCGTGCTCTTCCTCGAGCAGAACGAGACGCGCTACGACCTCATCGTCGCCTGCGGCGTGCTCTATCACATGCGCGAGCCGCTGCGGTTCTTGCAGGCGGTCGCGGCGCGGACCGACGCGCTCTATCTGTGGACGCATTTCATGGACGATTTGTCGATTCCCGACGACGACAGCCCGCTCGCGCAAGGCCTGAGGCAGACGCGCGAGCTCGGCGAGCTCAGCGGGCGGCAGTTCGTCATGTATCGCCACAGCTATGTCGGCGCCAATCTCGCGCCGGCCTTTTGCGGCGGCATCTATGACGACGCGCGCTGGCTGCCGCGACGGTCGATCGTCGGCGCGCTCGAGACGCTCGGCTTCGATTCGGTCGAATTCGCGCATGAGGCGACGCCCCATCCCAATCTGCCGGCCTTCTCCGCCTTCGCGAGACGGACCGCGCCCGGAAAGACGTCGCCAGTGCCGCCAACCGCCGAGGCGCGCTGA
- the ctrA gene encoding response regulator transcription factor CtrA codes for MRVLLIEDDSATAQSIELMLKSENFNVYATDLGEEGIDLGKLYDYDIILLDLNLPDMSGYEVLRTLRVAKVKTPILILSGLAGIEDKVKGLGFGADDYLTKPFHKDELVARIHAIVRRSKGHAQSVIITGDLVVNLDQKTVEVSGSRVHLTGKEYQMLELLSLRKGTTLTKEMFLNHLYGGMDEPELKIIDVFICKLRKKLANASDGRNYIETVWGRGYVLREPSEADERIIA; via the coding sequence ATGCGCGTTTTACTGATCGAGGATGACAGCGCGACAGCTCAAAGCATCGAGCTCATGCTCAAGTCCGAAAATTTCAACGTCTACGCGACCGATCTCGGCGAGGAAGGGATCGATCTCGGAAAGCTCTATGATTATGATATCATTTTGCTCGATCTGAACCTTCCCGACATGTCGGGCTATGAGGTGCTGCGCACGTTGCGCGTCGCCAAGGTCAAGACGCCGATCCTCATCCTCTCCGGCCTCGCCGGCATAGAGGACAAGGTGAAGGGTCTCGGCTTCGGCGCCGACGACTATCTCACCAAGCCGTTCCACAAGGACGAGCTGGTCGCGCGCATCCACGCCATCGTTCGCCGCTCGAAGGGCCATGCGCAGTCGGTCATCATCACCGGCGATCTCGTCGTCAATCTCGATCAGAAGACGGTCGAGGTCTCCGGCTCGCGCGTGCATCTGACCGGCAAGGAATATCAGATGCTCGAGCTGCTCTCGCTGCGCAAGGGCACGACGCTGACCAAGGAGATGTTCCTCAACCATCTCTACGGCGGCATGGACGAGCCGGAGCTCAAGATCATCGACGTGTTCATCTGCAAGCTGCGTAAGAAGCTCGCCAACGCCAGCGACGGCCGCAACTACATCGAGACGGTGTGGGGCCGCGGCTATGTGCTGCGCGAGCCGAGCGAGGCGGATGAGCGGATCATCGCCTGA
- a CDS encoding response regulator, which produces MKQILVVDDSAVIRKVARRILEGLELSTSEAADGRKALDACAAAMPDAILLDWNMPEMDGFEFLRELRRMPGGRTPKVVFCTTENEAGHIAAAIDAGADEYIMKPFDQQIVRSKLEEIGFI; this is translated from the coding sequence ATGAAGCAGATTTTGGTGGTCGACGATTCGGCGGTGATCCGCAAGGTCGCGCGACGCATTCTCGAGGGGCTGGAGCTCAGCACCAGCGAAGCCGCCGACGGCCGCAAGGCGCTCGACGCCTGCGCGGCCGCCATGCCGGACGCGATCCTGCTCGACTGGAACATGCCGGAGATGGACGGGTTCGAGTTCCTGCGCGAGCTGCGCCGCATGCCCGGCGGTCGCACGCCCAAGGTCGTGTTCTGCACGACCGAGAACGAGGCCGGCCATATCGCCGCGGCGATCGACGCCGGCGCCGACGAATATATCATGAAGCCCTTCGATCAACAGATCGTCCGGTCGAAGCTCGAGGAGATCGGCTTCATCTGA
- the rpmH gene encoding 50S ribosomal protein L34 encodes MKRTYQPSKIVRKRRHGFRARMATVGGRNVLNARRARGRKRLSA; translated from the coding sequence GTGAAGAGAACCTATCAACCCAGCAAGATCGTGCGCAAGCGCCGCCACGGCTTCCGCGCCCGCATGGCCACCGTCGGCGGCCGCAACGTCCTCAACGCGCGCCGCGCGCGGGGACGCAAGCGCCTCTCGGCCTGA
- a CDS encoding chemotaxis protein CheW: protein MNRSPADARHAQSRNFTIKVRAQTFGLPVECVKTIFHIDALTPVPLAPREVAGLANLRGRIVTALHLDRCLKLDTDGERAPGALAVGIEQHGERYALLIDDTGDVVTCDERDRIAYPTHVGPQLAEATNACYRVGDGFLPILDIDVLLKRMSRQVDAASQREATGGGER from the coding sequence ATGAACCGATCCCCTGCCGACGCGCGCCACGCGCAGAGCCGCAACTTCACCATCAAGGTGCGGGCGCAGACTTTCGGCCTGCCGGTCGAATGCGTGAAGACGATCTTCCATATCGACGCCCTGACGCCGGTGCCGCTGGCGCCGCGGGAGGTCGCCGGCCTCGCCAATCTGCGCGGCCGCATCGTCACCGCGCTGCATCTCGACCGCTGCCTCAAGCTCGACACGGACGGCGAGCGCGCGCCGGGCGCGCTCGCAGTCGGCATAGAGCAGCATGGCGAGAGATATGCGCTGCTCATCGACGACACGGGCGACGTCGTGACCTGCGACGAACGCGACCGGATCGCCTATCCGACCCATGTCGGCCCGCAATTGGCCGAGGCGACCAACGCCTGCTATCGCGTCGGCGACGGATTTCTGCCGATCCTCGACATAGACGTTCTGTTGAAGCGAATGTCCCGACAGGTGGACGCCGCTTCGCAGCGAGAGGCCACAGGAGGAGGTGAGAGATGA
- a CDS encoding CheR family methyltransferase yields the protein MSVAFARLRRLLLSVAGLSLDADKLYLAESRLAPLMLENGDIDLAELMRRIERSGDEQFLQAVIDAMTTNETFFFRDRAPFEWLRRHWLPEIMARRRDQRRLRIWSAACSTGQEPYSLAMTFEEEAERLDGWRVEILASDISETALEAARRGVYSQFEVQRGLSTARLLRHFEPPPVIGGWRVNARLRGRVVFRKINLCDDFREIGAFDLILCRNVLMYLDGDVKRQVLSRLAGSLESDGHLILGTSENVGPANRSFTPDAAECGWRLRRKTHARRLAAVGG from the coding sequence ATGAGCGTCGCCTTCGCGCGGCTGCGCCGCCTGCTGCTCTCGGTCGCCGGCCTCTCGCTCGACGCCGACAAGCTCTATCTCGCCGAGAGCCGGCTCGCGCCGCTCATGCTCGAGAACGGCGACATCGATCTCGCCGAGCTGATGCGCCGGATCGAGCGTTCGGGCGACGAGCAGTTTCTGCAGGCGGTCATCGACGCGATGACCACCAACGAGACCTTCTTTTTCCGTGACCGCGCGCCGTTCGAATGGCTGCGCCGCCACTGGCTGCCCGAGATCATGGCGCGGCGCCGCGATCAGCGCCGGCTGCGCATCTGGTCCGCCGCCTGCTCCACCGGACAGGAGCCCTATTCTCTGGCGATGACGTTCGAGGAGGAGGCCGAGCGGCTCGACGGCTGGCGCGTCGAAATATTGGCGAGCGACATCAGCGAGACGGCGCTGGAAGCGGCGCGGCGCGGCGTCTACAGCCAGTTCGAGGTCCAGCGCGGTCTGTCCACCGCGCGGCTGCTGCGGCATTTCGAGCCGCCGCCGGTGATCGGCGGCTGGCGCGTGAACGCGCGGCTGCGCGGCCGCGTCGTCTTCCGCAAGATCAATTTGTGCGATGATTTTCGCGAGATCGGCGCGTTCGACCTGATCTTGTGCCGGAACGTGCTGATGTATCTCGATGGCGACGTGAAACGGCAGGTCCTCTCGCGCCTCGCGGGATCGCTCGAGAGCGACGGCCATCTCATTCTCGGAACCTCGGAGAACGTCGGACCGGCCAATCGCTCCTTCACGCCGGATGCGGCCGAATGCGGTTGGCGGCTGCGCCGCAAAACGCACGCGCGGCGTCTCGCCGCTGTGGGAGGCTGA
- the rnpA gene encoding ribonuclease P protein component, giving the protein MAPAATTTARPERLRRRREFLRAAKSGLQRSGGAAFKLQAAAREGDDEAPPRFGLTVTKKVAGAVGRNRIRRRLREALRLCGAAGALPGYDYVFIARPGALTMPFAELEAQMAEALAKLRPRASGPQPRNSRANGPPAS; this is encoded by the coding sequence ATGGCCCCCGCCGCAACGACGACAGCGCGGCCCGAGCGGCTGCGGCGACGGCGCGAGTTCCTGCGCGCCGCCAAGAGCGGGCTGCAGCGCAGCGGAGGCGCCGCCTTCAAGCTGCAGGCGGCCGCGCGCGAGGGCGATGACGAGGCCCCGCCCCGCTTTGGGCTCACGGTGACGAAGAAGGTCGCCGGAGCCGTCGGACGCAATCGCATCCGCCGGCGTCTCAGGGAAGCGTTGCGCCTTTGCGGCGCGGCGGGCGCGCTTCCCGGCTATGATTATGTCTTCATCGCCCGCCCCGGCGCGCTGACCATGCCCTTCGCGGAGCTGGAAGCGCAGATGGCCGAGGCGCTGGCGAAGCTGCGGCCGCGCGCGAGCGGCCCGCAACCGCGCAACTCTCGAGCAAACGGGCCTCCGGCGTCATGA